One Cygnus olor isolate bCygOlo1 unplaced genomic scaffold, bCygOlo1.pri.v2 scaffold_78_ctg1, whole genome shotgun sequence genomic window carries:
- the LOC121063401 gene encoding olfactory receptor 14C36-like produces MANSSSISAFLLLAFADTRELQLLHFTLFLGIYLAALLGNGLILTAVACHHRLHTPMYFFLLNLALLDLGCISTTLPKAMANALWDTRAISYQGCAAQVFLFVFLMSAEYSLLTVMAYDRYVAICKPLHYGSLVGSRACAQMAAAAWGSGFLNAVLHTATTFSLPLCQGNAVDQFFCEIPQILKLSCSDAYLREVGALVFTLSLVFGCFIYIVLSYVQIFRAVLRMPSSQGQHKAFSTCLPHLAVVSLFVSTAMVAYLKPPSISSPSLDLVVAVLYSVLPPAVNPLIYSMRNLELKDALWKLMTRCVSEAVNFHSTSADD; encoded by the coding sequence ATGGCtaacagcagctccatcagtgcgttcctcctgctggcattcgcagacacgcgcgagctgcagctcctgcacttcacgctcttcctgggcatctacctggctgccctcctgggcaacggcctcatcctcaccgccgtagcctgccaccaccgcctccacacccccatgtacttcttcctcctcaacctcgccctcctcgacctgggctgcatctccaccactctccccaaagccatggccaatgccctctgggacaccagggccatctcctaTCAAGGGTGTGCTGCTCAGgtctttctgtttgtatttttgatgtCAGCAGAATATTCCCTTCTCACTGTCATGGCCTACGAccgctacgttgccatctgcaagcccctgcactacgggagcctcgtgggcagcagagcttgtgcccagatggcagcagctgcctggggcagtggctttctcaatgctgtcctgcacacggccacgacattttccctgcccctctgccaaggcaatgctgtggaccagttcttctgtgagatcccccagatcctcaagctctcctgctcagatgcctATCTCAGGGAAGTTGGAGCACTTGTCTTTACTCTTTCCTTAGtatttggttgttttatttacattgtgctgtcctatgtgcagatcttcagggcagtgctgaggatgccctcttCTCAGGGccagcacaaagccttttccacgtgcctccctcacctggccgtgGTCTCCCTGTTTGTCAGCACTGCCATGgttgcctacctgaagcccccctccatctctTCACCATCCCTGGACCTGGTGGTGGCAGTTCTGTACTCGGTtttgcctccagcagtgaaccccctcatctacagcatgaggaacctGGAGCTGAAGGATGCCCTGTGGAAATTGATGACTAGATGTGTTTCGGAAGCAGTAAATTTCCATTCTACCTCTGCAGATGACTAA